A region of the Apium graveolens cultivar Ventura chromosome 6, ASM990537v1, whole genome shotgun sequence genome:
atccattgatgttttcatcagcatccgttgatGTATAAGTTCCGAAATGAACTTCTGGTAGTTtatgtttgatatcatcaattactTCTAACAATCTCCCCGTACTTattcattatggaattatggacaatttccaattgatgatgtcaaaactatctaaatgcaagaatcaagtatgcatattcaatgttgcttcagtgaatatcagactttaactcttcatcctgaactgcttctttaacttgagcaatgtcagaggttaacttcacttcctcagctcagaatgcttccagaaatcttccttctttgactAGCTTGAATAGTTTATGCTTCAAGTaaattttcttcagtatcaagagCTTGAACTATTGTATAGAATAAATCTATCATAGTTTAAGATACAGATTCCTTAGATACTGACTCCAGCTTTGGCTTTAGTCTTTGAAAACCttgacttttcttctatcttcttcgttcctttaagcttcatgtcagcagTTCCAATAGCTTATAATTTTagagatctttcatcttctgcctaactgatttcccttataactacacatctggttggtctgttagaaggatcatcttcataaagtacttgagaaacaacagcaatatcagcatttgttgtcttcatagaatttttaaagtcttcctccgtttgccttagctgttcaagatcaactccaggatttttctttgcaaatattcttctacttatctcataatcaaataattaaatctttagatccttgtagaacagagttgtctttcttcctttaactttcatAGTTTGAAGATAATggcttgcttcagcaccagcttctttctccagaataccttggtcttcatcaacaACAGGTGTGACTTGTGAAGATTATTGTTGTATTTTAGTAGTCACAGTCAattcttcaactcttctttcattcctcttgtATCTTCTTTTACTCTCCTTAtgttcccccttattacctccatctGGATTTTCATCATCGGTACCTAATAATGACagttgtttgcatttagatttatcaattttctcccctttttggcatcatcaccaagcagtagagaaataATCAGCTCCTTTGAATTCTGTACTTcggtaagttgatcagacatttgagcttgatgagcttccaatctagcttgactggatTCGATTGTAGTTTGTTTGGAAACTATTGGTgaatttgtttctgaatttcttgATGAGTAAGTATCTTTGAAGTAATCAATGAgtctttaatctgattgattcgagtagtagttgcttcatgagctgtgtgtaaggattTAACAACCAAAGTAAACGCTTTCAGATGATTCAACACATCAGGATTTATAATCTTCTGTTCTGCTATTTCCAGATGTTCAATTGCAcgtgttctggaaataggatatgtattatctttccaataagcattccagagattatcagaataatcccgcttcttcttagcatctaactctttcattttatgttgtctcacatgcataggcatatcttcaggaaagaaaagattatcctcaagatctaacataacattatatatatatatatgtttttttaccatcattagattcttcaatagcagctGGATCTTGCACTAGTTTTTGAACTTTATCGTCAGCTTAAGTATGCAAAATAGAATGAGAAATTGATCCAGTGGCTTCAGAAGCTTCAACTCCTTCAGCAgttatctccacatcttcaagtattatagataaatgaattggagcttcaaaaTTATATTCCAGGAGTGCAGGTCCTGTAgaatgctgtggtgattctgaaatggatgaatcttTATGGATGGACTGTTGagctactacatcttcagcaacaacagggatttcTTCAAGTGATGGAAAAGAAGaatgaatggactatttttcaacaaaaataaggattatctcatgtggtggaataatagaatgtatggactgcaagaaagtatcagtactttgTTCACACTAAAATATATGCAAAAATACACGCAAGTGCACGTGATCACAATtagtataagatataagtcaagttcgttcccacagagaattagattaggttaagttcagattatgcacctatgcaacaatgtatggttatcgttcaatgctaagacaagtaacaatttgagtttgatttaactaagagattatactaaataatattaactaagagaataaatattgaattaattatatgagaataaacatgagattctaacttcattaaatacttcattcaaagttatgttctttaaccctagcatgtgatggtgatgactACTAATCTGATAACACGAAATAAGTATACGCTAATTTTCGTTATACGTGCACCCTACTAtcaaacatccataattaagatagaagttgaatagtcacCAATTATGtttagtccctatatgtctataaagattgaaaacataatggtttaagagcaagttatctatcatgattacatagggtgaataagatggttaaaattacccatgaattatgcatgtcaattcatacataaacctatgctagcatggaaagttctaaacctctatattcactgtctcttcaatagagattaacaaacaatcttagatgttagctacgcatcaaagacgaaaAAGCACAACCAAACTgggaaatcataaatcaccacacataaatgatttaaaataattaactattgaaatccatagataaatccattagaaccccataataatgattagttcattatcgaactcatcgtcaccatgagttccaatgaaaatatgataataaacaatataagagtactagggtttaaaaacaaatcaaaaataaCCATCCGAAGTATCAAATATATTGAAaaatacaaaagtcttcttctccatagccgtttgtgctctctaggtcttcgtatcgctctcccttggctccttgttattaaaaacaaattattattGGCTTATATATGCTTTTGGACGACCTGGgccctcaaaatcatcaaattcaaGTCAAATCAGGATTATGGCTCAGGACTCTAGCGCGGCCGCCCCATACTCCACGCAGGCGCGCATGCTCTCTGCATATctggcgcggccgccccgctcTCTCGCGCTAGCGCGCCAAGCTTCTGGATTTTTCTACAATTACTTGTTTCTATAGTAACTTGAGTTCCGTTTGTCAGAATTTGGCGATTCAATAGTCCACATGAAGATATGGAGATGCTCTTCAACATGAACAaggcctaggcttccaattctgatcacttttcagCAAATTTCCTTGAAAAACTCATTTATTCATCCAACCAATGCTTGTAatacaaaaaacacaaaaatacatcaaaaataccaataacctgagtccaaaacaccaacttaagcttgtaatgaagcattccaattagatataaaattcacttatcacacccccaaacttgaatcgatgcatGTCCTCAAACctaaacagactcaaaaactacaaaaaataacctaatgcatgaatgcaactacgtgaatgcaaataaatgataatgcaatcgatcccctcagaataaccataaccaaccaacaagcaaATGCCTCTAAGATTGCAATGACTCTAAACAGAATTTGAATAAACCCCGTAAACaaactcacaaaccagaaacgtgcgtgtgtggatgcttaacagatatactctcgaaactagatcaataaccataccttatctatcatcaaaacaatcacgaGCTTATAAATAGAATAGCGTTGAACGTATAATGACTCataacacctcctttctactagcgttatacaaggattcacatcattattgaacacataacaaagatacttatttgaccgtgcaattaGTGAGGTCCCacaagacttatacaataatacccatgtaacgagcgttaggttagcgaatcctagactatcaaagccttaggtcactaggaacCAAGTCCcatagaacttaataactcgagtattaaagagctcactcttgatcaattatgcataaacacatacatttttttccttttcttttttttttttcttttttttcaacaatttctgaatgagtgcgttttgttctatctcattcaaccctagactactcataaacatatgagccggctactagccatttgacgcttAGCCTTATtcataactagcaatgaaatccaagtttttctccaattttaaaattcagtgttcttttgtcattaagagaataccaaaaattctagatataaacaagtgattaaatctcaacaaataaacaattaagatcatgatctagatcaaaagcaatcttataagacttgtgatttttttttctggcatgcaaatcaatttatTAGACTTAAATAACCCTCTATTCGTTATCActacactcaaattaacatcaacttatcaatcagaaatagctcaacctaagggatcatgttctatgcatgcacatgcaactatatgaactcacataAAAAAATGTCATATAGGAACaatcatacaaaaatatgaatgaaatacaactaaacatgcaacatgaatctatatgaatctatacggacacacacaaactaatccttacattatcatccccaaacttaaaattttcaatgtcctcattgaaggtaataataaggatttcaggcatacctagttatcAGAAaaatcaccctcctcgggtggagtatcaggtggCGGATACACAGAATTAGCACCAAACATCGGCCAACCAACCTCAACACCAGTGGCTCAGAAAGCAGTCCCAAATCCTGTGTCAAGTCGGCCACAAAACGACTGTGCAtatcatgcatcgcatccatgcATCTGGCCAATCTCCGAAACTGCGTATCGCCAAGCCCAGAACCATCCCCTGCCTCCTGCTGAGCACGTAAAGAACTAGCCTCTCCACTAGCAGCTCTCCAAGCTGCACGCCTAGCCGGAGAAGAACCACCAGCACAAGCCTGATCGGCTGGCTGGCCTCATGGCAGATGGTCATAAGTTTAACCCAGACCCTTCTCATCAACTTTTCCATCATACCATTCCTGCATGACTGAGATTGTGGAGCTATCAATAGGAGCGCTCAACATCTGCAACTGCTCCAACTCAGGCCAACGAACACCAACCGAAACACAAAGCTTCGTCGCAATAGAGGCATGAGGAATCGTCCCCGATGTCCTGCTTTGTAGAAATCATAGCATATTCTGATATATCACCTGGACGAGATCTAcatactcctcattcaagatctCCCAAAGTAAAATAGCACGATCAACAGTAACATCATGCTGATGCGAATAAGGCATAATATTGGCACACACAAAAGCATTCCATGCTCGAGCATACATGTTCATGCATGCAGCCAGAAAAGTGAGCGGCTCATTAGTGCCCTTCTTACACTTCAACAGTGTTCCCGGAACACACAACTCAGCCATAATATAGTCAAGATTAAAATCCTCCCTCGACTTGCTCACCCAGTCCTCTTGCGTCGGCTTTATTGCGGGTTGATTAATGACCCGACGACTAGCCTTCGGTATGTAATCCACCATCAAGCCACGAACCACAGAAAACTCATTCTTGTCCGCCCTTGCATTCGCCTAAAACTCCCGAACAATGCTCATCAGGACAACAGCAGGTACCTCACAGAAAGTTTACCATCCCATCTCAGTAATCATCTCCAAGAGCTTTCCATCTTACACAATAGGTAAGAAACCCCTCTCCTTAGCAATTGATTTGGACAACAATCTCGTAAACTCAACTTGAGCATCCGTAGAAGAAAATCTGTTTTTCGCTCCACTAGCACTCGAATCACTAGAGCTGCTCCCCACCACGATTCTCGATCTTTTGAGTTCCATGAGAACAATAGAGATTTTGTGTGTAAGTAGTTAATAGTAAAAACTAGGGTTTTGAAATTGGAATATATGTGATAGAAATGTATGTaggatgtatgtatatatagaatATATGTGGGATGGGGGTGAGATTGTTTGGGAATAGGAATTAGGGTGGAAAAGGGTTAAAAACGGGCTGGgttgtttttgtttgtttttctaatttttctgtattttttctttttccaaaaCCTCTGCGCGGCCGGCCCGCATCTCCGCGTGGCCGCCGTGTTTCTGCTAACCGCGCGCCGCCCCGCTTCTGGCACGGGCGCGCCGTGCTCATGGAAAATCagaatttttttgtttttttttcttgtCGAACCTACTATACAACAAATATGGGTTTCCTCCCacgaagcgcttggtttacgtcgctagcttAACGTGAATCTTCGAATCAAGTTGTTCATAGAATGGCGCTCATCACCTCACGGTTAGCCGtatctccatagtaatgcttcaatctctgccCATTCACTTTGAACGCTTGATCCAGGTGCGTATgaaaaatctccacagctccatgtggaaacacaattttgaccATGAATGGCCCTGACCACCTCTACTTAAACTTTCTCGGGAAAAGTTGGAGATGAGAGTTTTACAATTGAACCTTCTGACCGGGCATAAAAGACTTGCGCACTAATCTCTAATCATGCAATCTCTTGTACACtttgttattctcataagccTGTAGTCAAAACTCCTCGAGTTCATTAagttgaagcattcttttctctCTAGCAGCTTCCATGTCAAGTTTTATCTTCTTCAAatcccaatatgctttatgctctaaCTCCGCAGGCAAATGACACACCTTCCCATACACCAACTGGAAAGAAGACATACCAAGAGGAGTCTTGAatgttgttctatatgcccaaatagcttcatctgGCTTCAAAGACCAATATTTTCTTAATGGACTCACCACCTTCTCCAAGATACGTTTAATCTCCcgattagacacttcagctttCCCAATAGTTTGAGGATGGTAGGCTATGGCAATATGATGATTTATGTGATACTTCTCCATCAATgtagtgaacttgcgattgcagaaatgtgatccctcatcactgattataacCCTTGAAGTACCGAATCGCGTGAATATCTTCTTATGAAGGAAGTTAATCACCACCTTAGCATCATTGGTTGGTAAAGCTTTCACCTCGACCCATTtggacacataatcaaccgccaacagaatatactgattatttcataacgggacaaatggccccatgaagtcgattccccaaacatcgaaaatCTCAACTTCGATCATCATcttaagaggcatctcatctcACTTGGATATAATACCAACTCGTTGGCATCGATCACATCTCGAAATGCACTGATGatcatccttaaacaaagtaagccagaagaatcctgcttgaaggatacaaGCTGATGTCTTCTCTCCACTATAATGTCCACCATACACAGTAGAATGACAGTCGCACAAGATTCCCTTCGTCTCACTATACGGAATGCATCACCAAAtaatctggtcagctccctgtctaaacaagaACGACTCAAACCATCGATACCATTTTGCCTCATGTAGAAACTTCCTCCTTTGAGCATACAAGAGTTCTGGGGGAATaacattactcacaagatagttcacaatatctgcaaatcatggttcttcttctttcaccccaaaaagttgctcatcgggaaaataagatcgaaatttctcaaaaccatagacaattgCCAACAACTCCTTCTCtatagtagtgtaattcagttgagaaTTATTAAGGGTCTTACCAGCATAGTAAACCATATAGAAAATATTCTGCTTCCTCTGGCCAAAAActactccaactgcatagtcactagcatcacacatcatctcgaaTGGCTCATTCCAATCAGCTGCGATAATCACAGGTGCTGTAGTTAAACTCTTTTTTAAtctctcaaaagcagctagacaTTCTTCATCGAATTTGAAGGGAACATCCTTTTCCAGAAAATTGCACAAAGGCTTAAAGATTTTGGAGATAtctttgatgaatcgccgataaaaacccgcatgaccaagaaaactgcggactCCTTTAACTGATATTGGCGGAGGTAGATTTTcgatgacccccaccttggccttatctacctcaagacccttgctagataCCTTGTGCCCAAGTATAATACCTTGTTGCACCACGAAGTGAAATTTTTCTCCAATTGAGCtccagattggtctcaacacatcttTTCAGCACCAACCCAAGATTGTGCAAGCATTCGTCATAAGAAATCCCGAACATGGAAAAGTCATCCATGAATACCTCCACATGATTGCCAATCATATCTAAGaaaatggccatcatgcatctctgaaaagtagcaGGTGTACCACAAAGTCCGAAAGAGACTCGACGAAAAGCAAAAGTTCCAAATGGACAAGTAAACGTGgttttctcttgatcttctggagcaatgcaaatctgattatatcccaaatatccatccagaagataatagtacTTGTGGCCAGCCAacatgtcaagcatctgatcaatgaatggaaaCGGAAAGTGATATTTCCTTGTGGCTTTATTTAgctttcgataatccatgcaaactcaCCATCCTGTGACTGTctgagtagggatgagctcattcttttcattagagACAACGGTAATGCCttctttcttaggcacacattgcaTCGGACTCACCCACGAACTGTCATATATGGGTAAATGATTCTTGCATCtagccatttaagaatttctttcttcacaacTTCCTTTATGATAGGATTTAGCCTCCTTtattgctcaacagttggcttacttccttcctcaagCATAATTTTATGTATGCAATAAGAAGGGCCGATTCCCTTGATATatgttatagtccatccaattgctgatttaaactctcttaaaattctcaagagcttatcttcatcacttcctgaaaggtcagatgcaataataacatgcaaagtagatgcatcacctaaaaatgcatacctcaagtggtcaggcagtggtttgagctcaagtgtgggggcttcttcaatagatggcttAAGACGCTTCGGAGAATTTTTCATCTCTTCCAATCCAAGAGACTCGAAAGGCAAATCCATCTTTCTCTTCATTGGGAATGCATTCAAATATTGCATTTGCTCTTCCCCTTCTTTATCTTCACTGTCGGGATCCCCTGTTAAGGCTCTCTCTAAGGCGTTAGTCCTTCGCAAGTGATCAAGCTCTGAAGTCACTACGGAGACGACCAACTCCACTTTAAAGTACTCCTCTTCATCAGTGGGGAATATTATTGCATTGAAGACATTGAACGTGACATCCTGACCTTGAACTCTCATGGTTAATTTGGCccgtagctaagaatggtcttcccaagataatgtgaatcttcttatcctcctcaaagtctagaatgacaaaatcagctgggaagatgagtttatccaccttaaccaataAATCCTCCACTACTCTTcacggataagtgatggaacgaTCAGCCAGTTGCAAAGACATGTTCActggttttggatcaggtagtccaagtttcttgaaaacagacaagggcatcagattgatgctagctcccaagtcacacaaacacttTTTGAACAACAgatttccaatggtgcaaggtatTGTGAAGCTTCATGGATCTTTAAGCTTATGAGGTAGTTTCTgttacagc
Encoded here:
- the LOC141664606 gene encoding uncharacterized protein LOC141664606, with protein sequence MRVQGQDVTFNVFNAIIFPTDEEEYFKVELVVSVVTSELDHLRRTNALERALTGDPDSEDKEGEEQMQYLNAFPMKRKMDLPFESLGLEEMKNSPKQDQEKTTFTCPFGTFAFRRVSFGLCGTPATFQRCMMAIFLDMIGNHVEVFMDDFSMFGISYDECLHNLGLVLKRCVETNLELNWRKISLRGATRYYTWAQADWNEPFEMMCDASDYAVGVVFGQRKQNIFYMVYYAGKTLNNSQLNYTTIEKELLNSCMLKGGSFYMRQNGIDGLSRSCLDRELTRLFGDAFRIVRRRESCATVILLCMVDIIVERRHQLVSFKQDSSGLLCLRMIISAFRDVIDANELVKALPTNDAKVVINFLHKKIFTRFGTSRVIISDEGSHFCNRKFTTLMEKYHINHHIAIAYHPQTIGKAEVSNREIKRILEKVVSPLRKYWSLKPDEAIWAYRTTFKTPLGMSSFQLVYGKVCHLPAELEHKAYWDLKKIKLDMEAAREKRMLQLNELEEF